The Tissierellales bacterium genome has a segment encoding these proteins:
- a CDS encoding single-stranded DNA-binding protein codes for MNNITLIGRLIKDPELRYLQNGGRAVTNFTLAVDKQLSKEKKQEMESRNQPTADFIRIVVWGKQAESCANYLAKGRLTAVQGRIQTGSYEDKDGKRVYTTDVVANQVQFLEWGDKQKQNDDDIEGFQQTNEDIPF; via the coding sequence ATGAACAATATAACGCTAATAGGAAGATTAATAAAGGACCCAGAACTAAGATATTTACAAAATGGAGGAAGAGCAGTAACTAACTTTACTCTAGCAGTAGACAAGCAGTTATCTAAAGAGAAAAAACAAGAAATGGAATCTAGAAACCAGCCTACGGCCGACTTTATAAGAATAGTAGTCTGGGGAAAGCAGGCTGAAAGTTGTGCTAACTATTTAGCAAAAGGTAGATTGACAGCAGTTCAAGGCAGGATCCAGACAGGCAGTTATGAGGATAAAGATGGTAAGAGAGTATATACAACTGATGTAGTAGCCAATCAAGTACAATTTCTAGAATGGGGAGATAAACAAAAACAAAATGATGATGACATAGAAGGATTTCAACAAACGAATGAGGACATCCCATTTTAG